From a region of the Geothrix sp. 21YS21S-2 genome:
- a CDS encoding methylmalonyl-CoA mutase, with product MYQPDYLRQVRENLEVKEDPSKLRSPKFETSSGIPLKNSYTPADVENLDPLKDLGRPGRYPFTRHVQPTGYRGRLWTMRQYAGFGTAEESNKRYRYLLEQGQTGLSVAFDLPTQIGMDPDHEMAMGEVGKVGVSICSIRDMRVLFQNIPLDKVSTSMTINGPASVLLALYLAVAEEQGASWSQVSGTIQNDILKEYMARGTYIYPPRPSIRLITNIFEFCASNVPNWNTISISGYHIREAGCTAAQEIAFTLADGIAYVEAALASGLKLEDFAPRLSFFFNAHNQFFEEIAKFRAARRMWAKIIKERFGSDDPKSQMLRFHTQTAGSTLTAQQPDNNIVRTTVQAMAAVLGGTQSLHTNSRDEALALPTEVSARIALRTQQILAYESRIADTVDPFAGSYLIESLTDELEARAEALIRKVDEAGGMVSAIEKGIPQREIQNAAYEFQKGVERGEQVVVGVNKFTIQNEAKPDLLRVDEALGARRRTQVAQYRSERDNGAVRGKLEALTAASKGTGNLMPLILDAVKAEATVGEVCDAMRTVFGEYQERLVL from the coding sequence ATGTACCAGCCCGACTACCTTCGACAGGTGCGCGAGAACCTGGAAGTGAAGGAGGATCCGTCCAAGCTGCGGTCCCCGAAGTTCGAGACCAGCTCCGGCATTCCCCTCAAGAACAGCTACACGCCCGCCGACGTCGAGAACCTGGATCCCCTGAAGGATCTGGGCCGCCCCGGGCGGTACCCCTTCACCCGCCACGTGCAGCCCACCGGCTACCGGGGCCGCCTCTGGACCATGCGCCAGTACGCGGGCTTCGGCACCGCGGAGGAATCCAACAAGCGCTACCGCTACCTCCTGGAGCAGGGCCAGACGGGCCTCTCCGTGGCCTTCGACCTGCCCACGCAGATCGGCATGGACCCGGACCACGAGATGGCCATGGGCGAGGTGGGCAAGGTGGGCGTGAGCATCTGCTCCATCCGCGACATGCGCGTGCTCTTCCAGAACATCCCCCTGGACAAGGTGAGCACCAGCATGACCATCAACGGCCCGGCCTCGGTGCTGCTGGCCCTCTACCTGGCCGTGGCGGAGGAGCAGGGCGCCTCCTGGAGCCAGGTCAGCGGCACCATCCAGAACGACATCCTCAAGGAGTACATGGCCCGGGGCACCTACATCTACCCGCCCCGCCCCAGCATCCGGCTCATCACGAACATCTTCGAGTTCTGCGCTTCGAACGTGCCCAACTGGAACACCATTTCGATTTCCGGGTACCACATCCGCGAGGCGGGCTGCACCGCGGCCCAGGAGATCGCCTTCACCCTGGCCGACGGCATCGCCTACGTGGAGGCCGCGCTGGCCTCGGGCCTGAAGCTCGAGGACTTCGCGCCCCGGCTCAGCTTCTTCTTCAACGCCCACAACCAGTTCTTCGAGGAGATCGCCAAGTTCCGCGCCGCGCGGCGCATGTGGGCGAAGATCATCAAGGAGCGCTTCGGCTCGGACGACCCCAAGAGCCAGATGCTGCGCTTCCACACCCAGACCGCGGGCTCCACCCTCACCGCCCAGCAGCCCGACAACAACATCGTGCGCACCACCGTGCAGGCCATGGCCGCCGTCCTGGGCGGCACGCAGTCCCTGCACACCAACAGCCGCGACGAGGCCCTCGCCCTGCCCACCGAGGTGAGCGCCCGCATCGCGCTGCGCACGCAGCAGATCCTGGCCTACGAATCCCGCATCGCCGACACCGTGGATCCCTTCGCCGGCAGCTACCTCATCGAGAGCCTCACCGACGAGCTGGAAGCCCGTGCCGAGGCCCTCATCAGGAAGGTGGACGAGGCCGGCGGCATGGTCTCGGCCATCGAGAAGGGCATCCCCCAGCGCGAGATCCAGAACGCCGCCTACGAGTTCCAGAAGGGCGTGGAGCGCGGCGAACAGGTGGTGGTGGGCGTGAACAAGTTCACCATCCAGAACGAGGCCAAGCCCGACCTGCTGCGGGTCGACGAGGCCCTCGGCGCCCGGCGCCGCACGCAGGTGGCCCAGTACCGGTCCGAACGGGACAACGGCGCCGTGCGCGGGAAACTGGAAGCCCTCACCGCCGCCTCCAAGGGCACCGGCAACCTCATGCCCCTGATCCTCGACGCCGTGAAGGCCGAGGCGACGGTGGGCGAGGTGTGCGATGCGATGAGGACCGTGTTCGGGGAATACCAGGAACGGCTCGTGCTCTAG
- a CDS encoding zinc-dependent metalloprotease, with protein MKHVVLALVSASAFLFSAEPPPPPTPLPQAPISVVMAKEAPVPLKPYADVVQGAREQHGLFTLWRKDEKVWIDLKPDQLGPLFFLSWTFPSGLGERGIYGGMMGDSHLVYFKRIGNTLQLLARNAAFTARAGTPMAHAVADGFSDSLLASAPVVSLPDPRGKGFLVEANLLFLKDLPMATLDLEAAFRQPYAMDLPNSSFASASASPDYASFQVSAHFAMARPVISAAPLPGTLEDLRSLFLGFRYTLARLPGEPMKVREADDRLGHFVATVWDFSQDDRPDPRTRLINRWRLEKADPSSPLSRPKQPIVFWLDRNIPEKYRDTMRAGILEWNKAFERIGFQDALEVRQQPADADPDAHGLRHASIRWFLGVDAGFAIGPSLVDPRTGEILEADIAVGDGFARSIRESSREEVPQGGRAACRYLAEGRDELAFGADLLEARGGMEPGSPGADAFVQAYLKSVVMHEVGHTLGLRHNFRASIAYTEAQLADKAFTSAHGIAGSVMDYTPVNLALDGHPQADYTMPTLGPYDFWAIEYAYAVLPPAEEKADLARIAARGETDPLLAYATDEEAGSGSAAMDPEVNRFDLGQDPLAYLGKRIALSHELLGRLQERTFQPGDNYKQLRRTTSLALNQMASATFNAAKYLGGVVYLRDHAGSPRTPLTPVSGARQRAALKLITDSVFTMDALRLRPDFVSRLTLDPFDRGYGPTGSVPDFSVSARALSIQKAVLARVLNPWAMARILDAPEKTADKDVFRLSELFDGLHAAIWEELRKGVEPTATRRGLQKEHLRQLITLVLKSGPVTPDDARALAREELAALRTQLAAAARRQGFSRETRAHIAECRATIDETLKASMVRAST; from the coding sequence ATGAAGCACGTTGTCCTGGCCCTGGTCTCAGCCTCGGCCTTCCTCTTTTCCGCCGAGCCGCCTCCGCCCCCGACCCCGCTTCCCCAGGCCCCCATCTCGGTCGTCATGGCGAAGGAGGCCCCCGTCCCTCTCAAGCCCTACGCCGACGTGGTGCAGGGCGCCCGGGAGCAGCACGGCCTGTTCACGCTCTGGCGCAAGGACGAGAAGGTCTGGATCGATCTGAAGCCCGATCAGCTGGGCCCCCTCTTCTTCCTGTCCTGGACCTTCCCCAGCGGCCTGGGCGAGCGGGGCATCTACGGCGGCATGATGGGCGACAGCCACCTGGTCTATTTCAAGCGCATCGGCAACACCCTCCAGCTGCTCGCGCGCAATGCCGCCTTCACCGCCCGGGCCGGCACGCCCATGGCGCACGCCGTGGCTGATGGCTTCTCCGACAGCCTGCTGGCCTCGGCCCCCGTGGTGTCGCTGCCCGATCCGCGGGGCAAGGGCTTCCTGGTGGAGGCCAACCTCCTTTTCCTGAAAGACCTTCCCATGGCCACCCTGGACCTGGAGGCCGCCTTCCGCCAGCCCTACGCCATGGACCTGCCCAACAGCTCCTTCGCCAGCGCCTCGGCTTCCCCCGACTATGCCTCCTTCCAGGTCAGCGCGCACTTCGCCATGGCCAGGCCGGTGATTTCCGCCGCGCCCCTGCCGGGCACCCTGGAGGACCTGCGCAGCCTGTTCCTGGGGTTCCGGTACACCCTCGCCAGGCTGCCCGGGGAACCCATGAAGGTCCGGGAGGCCGATGACCGGCTGGGGCATTTCGTGGCCACCGTCTGGGACTTCTCCCAGGACGACCGTCCGGATCCCCGGACCCGCCTGATCAACCGCTGGCGGCTGGAAAAGGCGGACCCGTCGAGTCCGCTCAGCCGCCCGAAGCAGCCCATCGTCTTCTGGCTGGACCGCAACATCCCCGAGAAGTACCGGGACACCATGCGGGCCGGGATCCTGGAATGGAACAAGGCCTTCGAGCGCATCGGCTTCCAGGACGCCCTGGAAGTCCGCCAGCAGCCCGCGGACGCCGACCCGGACGCCCACGGCCTCCGGCACGCCTCCATCCGCTGGTTCCTGGGCGTGGACGCGGGCTTCGCCATCGGGCCCAGCCTCGTGGACCCGCGAACGGGCGAGATCCTCGAGGCCGACATCGCCGTGGGCGACGGCTTCGCCCGCAGCATCCGGGAGAGCTCGCGGGAGGAGGTGCCCCAGGGCGGCAGGGCCGCGTGCCGCTACCTGGCCGAGGGCCGGGACGAGCTGGCCTTCGGGGCCGACCTCCTGGAGGCGCGGGGCGGCATGGAGCCCGGGTCGCCCGGGGCGGACGCCTTCGTGCAGGCCTACCTCAAGAGCGTGGTCATGCACGAGGTGGGCCACACCCTGGGGCTCCGGCACAACTTCAGGGCCTCCATCGCCTACACGGAGGCGCAGCTGGCGGACAAGGCCTTCACCTCCGCCCACGGCATCGCGGGCTCGGTCATGGACTACACCCCCGTCAACCTGGCCCTGGACGGCCACCCCCAGGCCGACTACACGATGCCCACCCTGGGGCCCTACGACTTCTGGGCCATCGAATACGCCTACGCGGTCCTGCCCCCCGCCGAGGAGAAGGCGGACCTGGCCCGCATCGCGGCCCGGGGCGAGACCGACCCGCTCCTGGCCTACGCCACGGACGAGGAGGCCGGCTCGGGCAGCGCCGCCATGGACCCCGAGGTCAACCGCTTCGACCTGGGCCAGGACCCCCTGGCGTACCTCGGCAAGCGCATCGCCCTCAGCCACGAGCTCCTGGGCCGGCTCCAGGAGCGCACCTTCCAGCCCGGCGACAACTACAAGCAGCTCCGCCGCACCACCAGCCTTGCCCTGAACCAGATGGCCTCGGCCACCTTCAACGCCGCCAAGTATCTGGGCGGGGTGGTGTACCTGCGCGACCACGCGGGCTCCCCCCGGACGCCCCTGACGCCCGTGAGCGGCGCCCGGCAGCGGGCCGCGCTCAAGCTGATCACCGATTCCGTATTCACCATGGACGCGCTGCGGCTGAGGCCGGACTTCGTCTCCCGGCTCACCCTGGACCCCTTCGACCGGGGCTACGGCCCCACCGGGAGCGTCCCGGACTTCTCGGTGTCGGCCCGGGCCCTCTCCATCCAGAAGGCGGTCCTCGCGCGGGTCCTCAACCCCTGGGCCATGGCCCGCATCCTGGACGCCCCCGAGAAGACCGCCGACAAGGACGTCTTCCGCCTTTCGGAACTCTTCGACGGCCTCCACGCCGCCATCTGGGAGGAGCTCCGCAAGGGCGTCGAGCCCACCGCCACCCGCCGGGGCCTCCAGAAGGAGCACCTGCGCCAGCTCATCACCCTGGTCCTGAAATCCGGCCCGGTCACCCCCGACGACGCCCGCGCCCTGGCGCGGGAGGAGCTCGCGGCCCTGCGCACGCAGCTTGCGGCCGCGGCCCGCAGGCAGGGCTTCTCGAGGGAGACCCGGGCGCACATCGCCGAATGCCGGGCCACCATCGACGAGACCCTCAAGGCCTCCATGGTGCGGGCCAGCACCTAG
- the ftsW gene encoding putative lipid II flippase FtsW, which yields MSPDVRRPIDRLLLFFALALMAVGMVWVFSASAFKNHSAATTFLVNQMVGGFVGVAIMLALTQTDLVMLRDNPRTLQVLYVVFLLLLGAVFFFPAINHAHRWIRFGRLSLQPSELFKPISVLITAWWMIRHRDLWGRGSRESIPKLVTLFAILLAPLALILREPDFGTTFLILFVALLVTFLGGAQRWIFAVAAPALGAVGFAFVWFEPYRRARVLSFLNPEADPLGKGHQALQSLIAVGNGGITGVGLGASMQKLNYLPEAHTDFIYAVIAEEAGLIGSILVLALFVGILWRGYRIAHRVRDSFLKLCAMGFTLLLVVQALMNLSVVLSLAPNKGIPLPFISYGSSSLIASLASLGLLLAISKEASE from the coding sequence TTGAGCCCCGACGTCCGCCGCCCCATCGATCGCCTGCTTCTCTTCTTCGCCCTGGCCCTCATGGCCGTGGGGATGGTCTGGGTCTTCTCCGCCTCCGCCTTCAAGAACCACAGCGCCGCCACCACCTTCCTGGTGAACCAGATGGTGGGCGGGTTCGTGGGCGTGGCCATCATGCTGGCCCTCACCCAGACCGACCTGGTCATGCTGCGGGACAACCCCCGGACGCTCCAGGTCCTCTACGTGGTGTTCCTGCTGCTGCTGGGGGCGGTGTTCTTCTTCCCGGCCATCAACCACGCCCACCGGTGGATCCGGTTCGGCCGGCTGAGCCTGCAGCCCTCGGAGCTGTTCAAGCCCATCTCCGTGCTCATCACCGCCTGGTGGATGATCCGGCACCGGGACCTGTGGGGCAGGGGGAGCCGGGAGTCCATCCCCAAGCTGGTGACCCTCTTCGCCATCCTCCTTGCGCCCCTGGCCCTGATCCTTCGCGAACCGGACTTCGGCACCACGTTCCTGATCCTCTTCGTGGCCCTCCTGGTGACCTTCCTGGGCGGGGCGCAGCGGTGGATCTTCGCGGTGGCGGCCCCCGCGCTGGGCGCCGTGGGCTTCGCCTTCGTGTGGTTCGAGCCGTACCGGCGGGCCCGGGTGCTCAGCTTCCTCAACCCCGAGGCCGACCCGCTGGGCAAGGGCCACCAGGCCCTGCAGAGCCTGATCGCCGTGGGCAACGGCGGCATCACGGGCGTGGGACTGGGCGCCTCCATGCAGAAGCTGAACTACCTCCCCGAGGCGCACACGGACTTCATCTACGCCGTCATCGCCGAGGAGGCCGGGCTCATCGGCAGCATCCTCGTCCTGGCCCTGTTCGTGGGCATCCTCTGGCGCGGCTACCGGATCGCCCACCGGGTGCGGGACAGCTTCCTGAAGCTCTGCGCCATGGGTTTCACCCTCCTGCTGGTGGTGCAGGCCCTCATGAACCTCAGCGTGGTCCTCAGCCTCGCCCCCAACAAGGGGATCCCCCTGCCGTTCATCAGCTACGGCAGCTCGAGCCTCATCGCGAGCCTCGCGTCCCTGGGGCTGCTGCTGGCCATTTCCAAGGAAGCCAGCGAATGA
- a CDS encoding NAD(P)H-binding protein, giving the protein MRNVVIAGATGLVGRELVRQLEARRDVDFTALVRRAGTLRSLSGRVKEVVFDYRSPADLERLGTEIPCDLLLCALGTTLKKAGSPEAFREVDLGYPAALITRLAALQPRPAFALVSSAGAGHPRGLYLETKAEAEKVLVASGLPYLIVRPSLLLGEREEFRLAERLGAFLLAKPYLAAARYLAPRSALLWRYAPIEASQVAKALLWMSLDNPHATGSRVLSGLALHHPILAP; this is encoded by the coding sequence ATGAGAAACGTGGTGATCGCCGGGGCCACGGGCCTCGTGGGGCGCGAGCTGGTGAGGCAGCTGGAAGCGCGCAGGGACGTGGACTTCACCGCCCTGGTGCGCCGCGCGGGCACCCTCAGGTCCCTGTCGGGCCGGGTGAAGGAGGTGGTCTTCGACTACCGCTCCCCGGCCGACCTGGAGCGCCTGGGAACCGAGATCCCCTGCGACCTCCTCCTCTGCGCCCTGGGAACCACGTTGAAGAAGGCGGGTTCCCCCGAGGCCTTCCGGGAAGTGGACCTGGGCTACCCCGCCGCCCTCATCACCCGCCTCGCCGCCCTGCAGCCCCGCCCCGCCTTCGCGCTGGTCTCCAGCGCCGGGGCCGGCCATCCCCGGGGCCTCTACCTGGAGACCAAGGCCGAGGCGGAGAAGGTGCTGGTGGCCAGCGGCCTCCCCTACCTCATCGTGCGTCCCTCCCTGCTCCTGGGCGAACGGGAGGAGTTCCGCCTGGCCGAGCGCCTGGGCGCATTCCTGCTGGCCAAACCCTACCTGGCGGCCGCCCGCTATCTGGCCCCCCGCTCAGCCCTCCTATGGCGTTACGCCCCCATCGAGGCCTCCCAGGTGGCCAAGGCCCTGCTCTGGATGAGCCTGGACAACCCTCACGCCACCGGCAGCCGCGTCCTGAGCGGCCTGGCCCTGCATCACCCCATCCTGGCCCCGTGA
- a CDS encoding methyl-accepting chemotaxis protein — MEFWKSLSIRKKLSYSILALTLLLGIFAGIVSGWKLTSTQTEGIWSKGHSLSAVLAEATTSSYLSDDLGTTTGATERALEFVKDDQDVSIAAVVAVDTATKAVAVKFQKRYRADAKVDTAVLCEPLGKGGLKYEKGGFMITASPLGAEAQDPAKKVYQVLVMNDTNISKENLKSMGMMFVLGLLMVALGYVASQVLGNAIVKPLETIQSRMRDISEGEGDLTARLDVVGTDEIAQLSLHFNRFVENIQGIVHQVITISTNIASGSLQMTAGMSEMASTADAIAHTAENQKSSVRQANDSVGTIANSSKVIFSTVSDALNVFDQAQEAAGKGGTAVGAAVSGMQVINQNSKQIGNILNVITEIANQTNLLSLNAAIEAAKAGEHGKGFAVVAEEVRKLAERSAQAAKEITALIQTSSKSIDDGTSMVNTAGSALRSIEESIKASAERMKTIGSQSQTQSQDSSTVVNAMGSLSSIAEGNAAATEQMAATIRETTRTVNELSNLAENLNNLVSRFKV, encoded by the coding sequence ATGGAATTCTGGAAATCACTGAGCATCAGGAAGAAGCTGAGCTATTCCATCCTCGCGCTCACCCTGCTTCTCGGCATCTTCGCGGGAATCGTTTCGGGATGGAAGCTCACCTCGACGCAGACCGAGGGGATCTGGTCCAAGGGCCACAGCCTTTCCGCCGTGCTGGCCGAGGCGACCACCTCCTCCTACCTCTCCGACGATCTGGGCACCACCACGGGCGCCACCGAGCGCGCCCTGGAGTTCGTCAAGGACGACCAGGACGTGAGCATCGCCGCCGTGGTGGCCGTGGACACCGCCACCAAGGCCGTCGCCGTGAAGTTCCAGAAGCGCTACCGCGCCGACGCCAAGGTCGACACGGCCGTCCTCTGCGAGCCCCTGGGCAAGGGCGGCCTCAAATACGAGAAGGGGGGCTTCATGATCACCGCCTCCCCCCTCGGGGCCGAAGCCCAGGACCCCGCCAAGAAGGTCTACCAGGTGCTGGTCATGAACGACACCAACATCTCCAAGGAGAACCTGAAGAGCATGGGGATGATGTTCGTCCTGGGCCTGCTCATGGTGGCCCTGGGCTACGTGGCGTCCCAGGTGCTGGGCAACGCCATCGTCAAGCCGCTTGAGACCATCCAGAGCCGCATGCGCGACATCTCCGAAGGCGAGGGGGACCTCACGGCCCGCCTCGACGTGGTCGGCACCGACGAGATCGCCCAGCTTTCCCTGCACTTCAACCGGTTCGTGGAGAACATCCAGGGCATCGTCCACCAGGTGATCACCATCTCCACCAACATCGCCTCGGGCTCGCTGCAGATGACCGCCGGCATGTCCGAGATGGCCTCCACCGCCGACGCCATCGCCCACACCGCCGAGAACCAGAAGTCCAGCGTGCGCCAGGCCAACGACAGCGTGGGCACCATCGCCAACTCCTCCAAGGTCATCTTCTCCACGGTCTCGGACGCCCTGAACGTGTTCGACCAGGCCCAGGAGGCCGCCGGCAAGGGCGGGACTGCCGTGGGCGCCGCCGTCAGCGGCATGCAGGTCATCAACCAGAACTCCAAGCAGATCGGCAACATCCTCAACGTCATCACCGAGATCGCCAACCAGACCAACCTGCTGAGCCTGAACGCCGCCATCGAGGCCGCCAAGGCCGGCGAGCACGGCAAGGGATTCGCCGTGGTGGCCGAGGAGGTCCGCAAGCTGGCCGAGCGCAGCGCCCAGGCCGCCAAGGAGATCACCGCCCTCATCCAGACCTCCAGCAAGAGCATCGACGACGGCACGTCCATGGTGAACACCGCCGGCTCCGCCCTGCGCAGCATCGAGGAGTCCATCAAGGCCAGCGCCGAGCGCATGAAGACCATCGGCAGCCAGAGCCAGACCCAGAGCCAGGACAGCTCCACCGTGGTGAACGCCATGGGCAGCCTGTCCAGCATCGCCGAGGGGAACGCCGCAGCCACCGAGCAGATGGCCGCAACGATCCGGGAGACCACCCGCACCGTCAACGAACTGAGCAACCTGGCCGAGAACCTCAACAACCTCGTTTCGAGGTTCAAAGTCTGA
- a CDS encoding YggS family pyridoxal phosphate-dependent enzyme — protein sequence MSLLGARVARLRSRIQRACEDCGRDPGGVELLPVSKRQPMALVREAADLGFGSFGENYVQEALAKIAEAPDLDFVLIGPLQRNKAKAALAHFRQIMTVDRPDLALRLRHLAAELDVVRGIWLQVDLWGETTKVGGAGAGDLEALFAALEDDPRLPVQGFMAIPPPEDPGSFRALDELRARWQEKVGRRLRLSMGMSGDLEEAIRAGSDQIRIGTAFFGTR from the coding sequence ATGAGCCTACTCGGTGCCCGCGTTGCCCGGTTGCGATCCCGCATCCAGCGGGCGTGCGAGGACTGCGGCAGGGATCCCGGCGGCGTCGAGCTTCTGCCGGTCTCCAAGCGCCAGCCCATGGCCCTGGTGCGGGAGGCCGCGGACCTGGGCTTCGGGAGCTTCGGGGAGAACTACGTCCAGGAGGCCCTGGCCAAGATCGCGGAGGCCCCGGACCTGGACTTCGTCCTCATCGGCCCCCTGCAGCGCAACAAGGCCAAGGCGGCGCTGGCGCATTTCCGGCAGATCATGACCGTGGACCGCCCGGACCTGGCCCTGCGCCTGCGCCACCTGGCGGCGGAACTGGACGTCGTGCGCGGAATCTGGCTCCAGGTGGATCTCTGGGGGGAGACGACCAAGGTGGGCGGCGCCGGCGCGGGCGACCTGGAAGCCCTATTCGCCGCGCTGGAGGACGATCCCCGGCTGCCCGTGCAGGGCTTCATGGCCATCCCTCCGCCCGAGGACCCCGGCTCCTTCCGGGCCCTGGACGAGCTGAGGGCCCGCTGGCAGGAGAAGGTGGGCCGCAGGCTGAGGCTCTCCATGGGCATGAGCGGCGACCTGGAAGAGGCCATCCGGGCCGGCAGCGACCAGATCCGCATCGGGACGGCCTTCTTTGGGACACGCTGA
- a CDS encoding zinc ribbon domain-containing protein gives MSQLSLLIELQTVHDNLHVIQRDLSAFPPDLAALDSELKMLAKKLEETGRALASSRTQQATLTTNLAAAQKQEDLSKAAVKETKQKAQFTLAIRELDDRQRQKTAIARPLKDVETRIEALERAEGEMRTRQAEAQKQFDELRAVFLSEHENQVEGERRLQKRRAEISEAVDPAVLVKFDRLLQQRQGRAVVPIDKGSCGGCRTRLRTPFLAQLREEKNLYCESCQRIIYDPAQLQ, from the coding sequence ATGAGTCAGCTTTCCCTCCTGATCGAACTCCAGACCGTGCATGACAATCTGCACGTCATCCAAAGGGACCTGAGCGCATTCCCGCCCGACCTGGCCGCCCTGGATTCCGAACTCAAGATGCTGGCGAAAAAGCTCGAGGAGACCGGCAGGGCCCTGGCGTCCTCCCGGACCCAGCAGGCCACCCTCACCACGAACCTCGCCGCCGCCCAGAAGCAGGAGGACCTGTCCAAGGCCGCCGTCAAGGAGACGAAGCAGAAGGCGCAGTTCACCCTGGCCATCCGCGAGCTGGACGACCGCCAGCGGCAGAAGACCGCCATCGCCCGCCCCCTGAAGGACGTGGAGACCCGCATCGAGGCCCTGGAACGGGCCGAGGGCGAGATGCGCACCCGGCAGGCCGAGGCGCAGAAGCAGTTCGACGAGCTCCGGGCGGTCTTCCTCTCCGAGCACGAGAACCAGGTGGAGGGTGAACGCCGCCTCCAGAAGCGCCGGGCGGAGATCTCCGAGGCCGTGGACCCCGCCGTGCTGGTCAAGTTCGACCGGCTCCTCCAGCAGCGCCAGGGCCGCGCCGTGGTCCCCATCGACAAGGGTTCCTGCGGCGGCTGCCGCACCCGCCTGAGAACCCCGTTCCTGGCCCAGCTCCGGGAAGAGAAGAACCTCTATTGCGAGTCCTGCCAGCGAATCATCTACGATCCCGCACAACTCCAGTGA
- the groES gene encoding co-chaperone GroES, with the protein MAIKPLYDRVLLKRSEPAETVKGGIIIPDTAKEKPMEAEVVAVGDGKFAEDGKRIPMSVKAGNKVLIGKYTGTEVKIEGIDHVIVREDEILAIVG; encoded by the coding sequence ATGGCAATCAAGCCCCTATACGATCGTGTCCTGCTCAAGCGCAGCGAGCCTGCCGAAACGGTCAAGGGAGGGATCATCATCCCCGACACCGCCAAGGAGAAGCCCATGGAAGCCGAGGTCGTGGCGGTGGGCGACGGCAAGTTCGCCGAGGACGGCAAGCGCATCCCCATGTCCGTCAAGGCCGGCAACAAGGTCCTGATCGGCAAGTACACCGGCACCGAAGTGAAGATCGAAGGCATCGACCACGTCATCGTTCGCGAAGACGAGATCCTCGCCATCGTCGGCTAG